The Setaria italica strain Yugu1 chromosome IX, Setaria_italica_v2.0, whole genome shotgun sequence genome has a window encoding:
- the LOC101760954 gene encoding expansin-B6, whose translation MAAAVIISSAKVAAALVAVFAVLATYAEAGGWLPAKATWYGAPNGAGPDDNGGACGFKHTNQYPYMSMTSCGNEPLFKDGKGCGACYQIRCLNSTHDACSGRAKRVIITDMNYYPVSKYHFDLSGTAFGAMAKTGLNDKLRHAGILEIQFRRVPCNYKGLNVNFRVQVGSNPNYFAVLVQYAGKDGAVVQVDLMETDSTTGKPTGVWTPMRVSWGAVWRLDTDRPTQAPFSLRIRSDSGKTLVASNVIPADWKPMTDYPSNVQFP comes from the exons ATGGCCGCCGCCGTGATCATCTCCTCCGCCAAGGTGGCTGCTGCACTCGTCGCAGTGTTCGCCGTGCTTGCCACGTACGCCGAAGCTGGCGGCTGGCTCCCGGCCAAGGCCACCTGGTACGGCGCGCCCAACGGCGCCGGTCCCGACGACAACG GTGGCGCGTGCGGGTTCAAGCACACCAACCAGTACCCGTACATGTCCATGACGTCGTGCGGGAACGAGCCCCTGTTCAAGGACGGCAAGGGCTGTGGCGCATGCTACCAG atacgGTGCCTGAACAGCACCCACGACGCCTGCTCCGGCAGGGCGAAGCGTGTGATCATCACGGACATGAACTACTACCCGGTGTCCAAGTACCACTTCGACCTGAGCGGCACGGCGTTCGGCGCCATGGCCAAGACGGGGCTCAACGACAAGCTCCGGCACGCCGGCATTCTCGAGATCCAGTTCCGGAGGGTGCCCTGCAACTACAAGGGCCTGAACGTCAACTTCCGCGTCCAGGTGGGCTCCAACCCCAACTACTTCGCCGTGCTGGTGCAGTACGCCGGCAAGGACGGCGCCGTGGTGCAGGTGGACCTCATGGAGACCGACAGCACCACGGGCAAGCCGACGGGGGTGTGGACGCCGATGCGCGTGTCGTGGGGCGCCGTCTGGAGGCTGGACACCGACCGCCCCACGCAGGCGCCCTTCTCGCTGCGCATCCGCAGCGACTCCGGCAAGACGCTGGTGGCCAGCAACGTCATCCCGGCAGACTGGAAGCCCATGACCGACTACCCCTCCAACGTGCAGTTCCCTTAA
- the LOC101761354 gene encoding expansin-B2 produces MAAVMISFKAIALVAALLSVVATYSAHAEPNYNETTARRELYYSVGSTPSTTWRPARATWYGRHNGAGPDNNGGGCGYSNTNLYPFNSMTTCGNQPLFLDGKGCGACYQIKCTSKNNPACSGEPKQVIITDVNYDTKIAPYHFDLSGTAFGAMAKPGYNDKLRKAGIIDMEFRRVPCNYKGLPVRFHVMGGCNPFYFAVIVYYAGSDGAVVQVDLKEANSNTWRPLYESWGAVWRIDPGHPLKAPLSLRVRSDSGKILVANNVIPLNWRGNADYRTIAQFR; encoded by the exons ATGGCCGCCGTGATGATCTCCTTCAAGGCTATTGCACTGGTTGCAGCACTCCTCTCCGTGGTGGCCACGTACAGCGCTCACGCCGAACCGAACTACAACGAGACCACCGCCCGCAGAGAATTGTACTACTCCGTCGGCTCCACCCCCAGCACCACCTGGCGGCCTGCCAGGGCCACCTGGTACGGCCGGCACAACGGCGCCGGCCCTGACAACAACG GTGGCGGGTGTGGGTACAGCAACACGAACCTGTACCCGTTCAATTCCATGACGACCTGCGGCAACCAGCCCCTGTTCTTGGACGGCAAGGGCTGCGGCGCATGCTACCAG ATAAAGTGCACCAGTAAGAACAACCCTGCCTGCTCCGGCGAGCCCAAGCAGGTGATCATCACCGACGTAAACTACGACACCAAGATCGCCCCCTACCACTTCGACCTCAGCGGCACGGCGTTCGGCGCCATGGCCAAGCCCGGCTATAACGACAAGCTCCGCAAGGCCGGAATCATCGACATGGAGTTCAGGAG GGTGCCCTGCAACTACAAGGGCCTGCCGGTGAGGTTCCACGTGATGGGCGGCTGCAACCCGTTCTACTTCGCGGTGATCGTGTACTACGCCGGCAGTGACGGCGCCGTGGTGCAGGTGGACCTCAAGGAGGCCAACTCCAACACGTGGAGGCCGCTCTACGAGTCGTGGGGCGCCGTTTGGAGGATCGACCCCGGCCACCCGCTGAAGGCGCCCCTCTCGCTGCGCGTGCGCAGCGACTCCGGCAAGATTCTGGTGGCCAACAACGTCATCCCGCTCAACTGGAGGGGCAACGCCGACTACCGCACCATCGCCCAGTTCCGCTGA
- the LOC101760538 gene encoding ARF guanine-nucleotide exchange factor GNOM has protein sequence MGGLRAASPSGAGAGADAEAGSGPGAPCVAMACVLASEVATVLAVMRRNVRWAGVRYGGGDGGAGDEEHLDHPLVAGLKALRRRAAAWGHGRWAGVEPLLYLRPFLDVVRSDETGAPITGAALSSLHKILTLDLVGPGAPGVAEAMGAVVDAVTACRFEVTDPASEEAVLARVLQVLLACVRSRAAPALANRHVCAVVSTCFRVVQQAGTKGELLQRVSRQTMQEVIRSVFSRLQEIDVTVVSDEQLTGCKNQGLGAEEMENGKSDFVCLNSSGDEVGDGSGVVQDKAMLEPFGVPCMVEILQFLCSLLNIAEDIDVNPKMNPIDFDEDVPLFALGLINSAIELSASSIHRHQKVMAFVQDELFRNLMHFGLSMSPLILSTVCSIVFTLFYHLRHELKLQIEAFFSCVILRLAQSRYGASYQQQEVALEALVDFCRQKEFMAEMYANMDCDLQCSNIFEELANLLSKSAFPVNSPLSALNVLALDGLVAVIQAMAERSNSAPQHHEQTVPEISEYFPFWQLKCESGNDPDQWVKFVHQQKSIKRKLMVGVEHFNRDKKKGFEYLQGVHLLPEKLDPHNVALFFRYTPGLDKNLLGDYLGNHDDFSIRVLHEFARTFDFKEMNLDAALRLFLETFRLPGESQKIQRILEAFSERYYEQSPQMFVNRDSALVLSYSVIMLNTDQHNVRVKKKMTEEDFIRNNRRINGGNDLPREFLSELYYSICRNEIRTIPEQGAGCSEMSFSRWVDLMWRSKRTSMYIACDSYPFLDHDMFSVMAGPAVAAISVVFDNVEHEEVLTGCIDGFLSVAKLAAFYHHNDVLNDLVVALCKFTTLLSSSYIDDPVTAFGEDTKARMATEAVFTIATTYGDHIRSGWRNIVDCILRLHKIGLLPGRLTGDTTDDQEATSDSLPSKLASSSAPPQVLPITTPWKSYGLMGRFSQLLYLDAEEPRSQPTEEQLAAQRNASETVKKCQIGTIFTESKFLQADSLSNLARALIQAAGRPQKITSSLDDEGIAVFCLELLITVTLNNRDRIVLLWQDVYEHITHIVQSTVMPCNLVEKAVFGLLHICQRLLPYKANLVDDLLRSLQLILKLDARVADAYCENITLEVTRLVKANATHIKSQMGWRTIISLLCITARHPDASDAGFEALVFIMSEGAHLSPANFILSVEASRQFAESRLGSAERSIHALNLMADSVNCLTRWSREVREAGGDADRILEGIAEMWLRLVQGLRKVCGDQREEVRNHALLSLHRCLVVDGILVSSSTWLMAFDIIFQLLDELLEIAQSYSPKDFRNMEVSLLHAVKLLCKVFLQSLKDLSAQGSFGKLWLEVLDMIEKFMKVKVRGRRTEKLQEAIPELLKNILMVMKASGILSKTSTSENSLSEATWLQVNKIAPSLRSEIFPDNEGDSTTQGEENKLDTPAQSNQSANQ, from the exons ATGGGCGGGCTCAGGGCAGCGTCGCCGTCGGGGGCGGGTGCCGGAGCCGACGCGGAGGCGGGATCGGGCCCCGGGGCTCCGTGCGTGGCGATGGCGTGCGTGCTGGCGTCCGAGGTCGCCACGGTGCTCGCCGTCATGCGCCGCAACGTCCGCTGGGCGGGCGTCCgctacggtggcggcgacggcggcgcgggcgacgaAGAGCACCTCGACCACCCGCTTGTCGCGGGGCTCaaggccctccgccgccgcgcagccGCGTGGGGCCACGGCCGCTGGGCGGGCGTCGAGCCGCTCCTCTACCTCCGCCCCTTCCTCGACGTCGTCCGCTCCGACGAGACCGGAGCGCCCATCACGGGTGCTGCGCTCTCGTCCCTGCACAAGATCCTTACCCTCGACCTCGTTGGGCCCGGCGCGCCGGGCGTCGCCGAGGCCATGGGCGCCGTCGTCGACGCTGTCACAGCCTGCCGCTTCGAGGTCACCGACCCGGCGTCCGAGGAAGCCGTCCTGGCGCGAGTCCTGCAGGTGCTGCTCGCCTGCGTGCGcagccgcgcggcgccggcgctggccaaCCGCCACGTCTGCGCGGTCGTTAGTACCTGCTTCCGCGTCGTGCAGCAGGCTGGGACCAAGGGGGAGCTGCTGCAGCGTGTCTCCCGCCAGACAATGCAGGAGGTTATCCGTTCTGTTTTCTCCCGTCTGCAGGAGATTGATGTCACTGTGGTTTCCGATGAGCAG TTAACTGGTTGCAAGAACCAGGGTTTGGGTGCTGAGGAGATGGAGAATGGGAAGAGTGACTTCGTGTGCTTGAACAGCTCGGGTGATGAGGTGGGGGATGGATCTGGAGTTGTGCAAGACAAAGCCATGTTGGAGCCGTTTGGAGTTCCTTGTATGGTGGAGATATTGCAATTCTTGTGCTCCCTCTTGAACATAGCAGAAGACATTGATGTGAACCCAAAGATGAATCCAATTGACTTCGATGAGGACGTACCACTCTTTGCTCTGGGGTTGATTAATTCAGCTATTGAGTTGTCAGCTTCATCTATACACAGACACCAAAAGGTGATGGCTTTTGTACAGGATGAATTGTTCCGCAATCTAATGCATTTTGGCTTGTCAATGAGCCCCTTGATCCTGTCGACAGTATGCAGCATTGTTTTCACTCTCTTTTACCATCTGCGCCATGAACTTAAGCTGCAAATAGAGGCTTTCTTCTCATGTGTGATCCTAAGATTAGCACAGAGTAGATATGGTGCAAGTTATCAGCAGCAAGAAGTTGCCCTGGAGGCTCTAGTGGATTTTTGCCGGCAGAAAGAGTTTATGGCTGAGATGTATGCGAACATGGACTGTGATTTGCAGTGCTCCAATATTTTTGAAGAGCTAGCTAACCTTCTGTCTAAGAGTGCATTTCCTGTGAACAGTCCTTTGTCGGCCTTAAATGTGCTTGCTTTGGATGGTTTGGTTGCTGTCATTCAGGCAATGGCAGAGCGGAGTAATAGTGCACCTCAACATCATGAGCAAACAGTGCCAGAAATAAGTGAATATTTTCCTTTCTGGCAGTTGAAGTGTGAGAGTGGTAATGACCCTGATCAGTGGGTTAAATTTGTTCACCAGCAAAAAAGCATCAAGAGAAAGCTAATGGTTGGTGTTGAACATTTCAATAGGGATAAAAAGAAGGGTTTTGAATACCTGCAAGGTGTTCATCTTTTGCCTGAAAAACTTGATCCACACAATGTTGCTCTGTTCTTTCGGTACACACCTGGGTTGGACAAGAATCTTCTTGGGGACTACCTGGGTAATCATGATGATTTCTCCATTCGGGTCCTTCATGAATTTGCTAGAACCTTTGACTTCAAGGAGATGAATTTGGATGCTGCCCTAAGACTCTTCTTGGAAACCTTCCGGCTGCCTGGTGAGTCACAGAAGATACAGAGAATTCTTGAGGCCTTTTCTGAGCGATACTATGAACAGTCACCCCAAATGTTTGTCAATAGAGATTCAGCTCTTGTGTTATCATATTCTGTAATCATGCTCAATACCGATCAACATAATGTGAGGGTTAAGAAGAAGATGACGGAGGAAGACTTTATTAGAAACAATCGCCGCATAAATGGAGGGAATGATCTTCCAAGGGAGTTCTTGTCGGAGCTTTATTATTCTATTTGCCGTAATGAAATCCGAACCATTCCTGAGCAAGGAGCTGGTTGTTCTGAGATGTCTTTCAGTCGTTGGGTTGATCTGATGTGGAGGTCAAAGAGAACATCAATGTATATTGCTTGTGACTCCTACCCTTTTCTTGATCATGACATGTTCTCTGTCATGGCAGGACCGGCAGTTGCTGCTATTTCTGTAGTCTTTGACAATGTTGAGCATGAGGAAGTTCTTACAGGATGCATTGATGGTTTTCTATCGGTGGCGAAATTGGCTGCATTCTATCATCACAATGATGTGCTGAATGATCTCGTTGTGGCACTATGTAAGTTCACCACTTTGTTGAGCTCTTCCTACATTGACGATCCTGTAACAGCTTTTGGGGAGGATACCAAGGCTAGAATGGCAACAGAAGCTGTTTTCACTATAGCAACTACTTATGGTGACCACATACGCAGTGGGTGGAGGAACATAGTCGATTGCATTTTAAGATTGCATAAGATAGGCCTTCTTCCTGGTCGCCTCACTGGTGATACAACTGATGATCAGGAAGCCACTTCTGATTCGTTGCCCAGCAAGCTTGCTTCTTCATCTGCTCCTCCTCAAGTTTTGCCAATTACCACTCCTTGGAAAAGTTATGGACTGATGGGGAGGTTCAGCCAACTACTGTACTTAGATGCTGAAGAACCAAGGTCCCAACCAACTGAGGAGCAACTTGCTGCTCAGAGGAATGCTTCGGAGACTGTGAAGAAGTGCCAAATAGGTACCATCTTTACTGAGAGCAAATTCTTACAAGCTGATTCGCTCTCAAATCTGGCAAGAGCTCTCATTCAGGCAGCAGGCCGACCTCAGAAGATCACCAGCTCACTTGATGATGAAGGCATAGCTGTCTTCTGCTTAGAGCTTCTAATTACTGTCACATTAAACAACAGAGATAGGATTGTTCTTTTGTGGCAGGATGTTTATGAGCACATAACCCATATCGTCCAGTCCACAGTGATGCCCTGCAATCTAGTAGAGAAGGCTGTTTTTGGTCTCCTGCACATCTGTCAGAGGTTGCTTCCTTATAAGGCAAACCTGGTAGATGATTTACTAAGGTCATTGCAGCTGATTTTGAAACTTGATGCCCGTGTGGCTGATGCGTACTGTGAGAACATTACCTTGGAAGTAACACGTCTTGTCAAGGCGAATGCGACCCATATTAAGTCCCAGATGGGCTGGCGAACTATTATTTCCTTACTCTGCATCACTGCACGCCATCCTGATGCTTCTGATGCAGGGTTTGAAGCTCTGGTTTTTATCATGTCAGAGGGAGCACACCTCTCACCTGCCAACTTCATCCTCTCAGTGGAGGCGTCAAGGCAGTTTGCAGAATCTCGGCTTGGGTCCGCAGAAAGATCTATCCATGCTTTAAACCTAATGGCAGATTCAGTGAACTGCCTTACGCGGTGGTCACGAGAGGTTAGAGAAGCTGGTGGAGATGCAGACAGGATATTGGAAGGAATTGCTGAGATGTGGCTGCGGCTAGTGCAGGGTCTACGAAAGGTGTGCGGGGATCAAAGGGAAGAAGTGAGGAACCATGCGTTGTTATCATTGCACAGATGTTTAGTAGTTGATGGAATATTGGTTTCATCTTCAACATGGTTGATGGCATTTGATATTATTTTCCAGTTGCTTGATGAGCTGTTGGAGATTGCGCAGAGTTACTCGCCAAAGGATTTCAGAAACATGGAGGTGTCGCTCTTGCATGCTGTAAAACTGCTATGCAAGGTGTTTTTACAATCACTTAAAGACCTCTCAGCACAGGGCAGTTTTGGTAAGCTGTGGTTGGAAGTCCTTGACATGATAGAGAAGTTCATGAAAGTGAaagtgagagggaggaggacTGAGAAGCTACAAGAGGCTATCCCAGAGCTACTTAAGAACATACTGATGGTGATGAAAGCTAGTGGGATCCTGTCAAAAACGAGCACCAGTGAAAACAGTTTGTCGGAAGCAACGTGGCTGCAAGTTAACAAGATTGCGCCCTCACTTCGATCAGAAATTTTTCCTGACAATGAGGGTGACAGCACAACTCAAGGTGAAGAAAACAAATTGGATACTCCAGCGCAATCTAACCAAAGCGCTAATCAATAG